One window of Trifolium pratense cultivar HEN17-A07 linkage group LG5, ARS_RC_1.1, whole genome shotgun sequence genomic DNA carries:
- the LOC123887369 gene encoding leucine-rich repeat receptor-like protein kinase TDR isoform X1, whose amino-acid sequence MEIFKFFYFINLLSAFILTPSLAIDPYSQALLSLKSELIDYDNSLHDWVVASSSGSSYACSWSGIKCNKDSIVTSIDLSMKKLGGILSGNQLSVFTNVTDFNISYNFFSGNLPPEIFNLTSLKSLDISRNNFSGQFPKGIPKLKNLVVLDAFSNSFSGQLPAEFSELEYLKILNLAGSYFRGTIPSEYGSFRSLEFLHLAGNSLSGSIPPELGNLKTVTHMEIGYNFYQGFIPPQLGNLSQLRYLDIAGANLSGPIPKEFSNLTSLQSLFLFRNQLTGSIPSDFSNIKPLTNLDLSDNFLSGSIPESFSELKSLRLLSLMYNDMSGTVPDGIAELRSLETLLIWNNHFSGLLPKSLGKNSKLKWVDVSTNKFNGSIPEDICLGGVLVKLIMFSNKFTGSLFSISNCSSLVRLRLEDNSFSDEVPLKFSYLPDITYVDLSLNKFVGGIPLDISQATQLEYFNVSYNKQLGGIIPTLIWSLPKLQNFSASSCGILGILPSFDSCKSISTIDLGRNNLSGTIPKSVSKCQALVTIELPDNNMTGQIPDELASIPILEIVDLSNNKFNGPIPEKFGSSSSLHLLNVSFNNISGSIPNAKTFKLMNNSAFVGNSELCGAPLRPCFERVGIFSSKGTQKLTHILLLSVGLLIILLVLAFGILHFRKGFKSQWKMVSFVGLPQFTANDVLISFNVVATEHTHIPSPSTVVTKAVLPTGITVLVKKIEWENRSINGVSEFIMRLGNARHKNLIRLLGFCHNQQLVYLLYDYLPNGNLAEKIGMKWDWAAKFKTVVGIARGLCFLHHECYPAIPHGDLKSSNIVFDENMEPHLAEFGFKQVLQLSNGASPTKTMQETEYNEVMTEELSNDVYNFGKMILEILTGGKLTNAAANIHSNSQEVLLREVYNGNEATSVGSMQEIKLVIEVAMLCTKSRSSDRPFMEDVYNLLTNKFANV is encoded by the exons ATGGAGATTTTCAAATTCTTCTACTTCATTAATCTTCTCTCTGCTTTCATCTTAACACCGTCTTTAGCAATTGATCCTTATTCACAAGCACTCTTAAGTCTAAAATCTGAGCTTATAGATTATGATAATAGCTTGCATGACTGGGTGGTGGCATCATCAAGTGGAAGTTCCTATGCATGTTCTTGGTCTGGCATCAAGTGTAACAAGGACTCAATTGTAACTTCAATAGACCTTTCCATGAAGAAACTAGGAGGTATACTATCAGGTAACCAATTAAGTGTCTTCACAAATGTTACTGATTTCAACATAAGTTATAATTTCTTCTCTGGGAATCTTCCACCAGAAATTTTCAACCTCACAAGCTTAAAAAGCTTGGATATAAGCAGAAACAATTTCTCAGGTCAATTCCCAAAAGGAATTCCTAAACTCAAAAATTTGGTTGTACTTGATGCCTTTAGCAACAGCTTTTCAGGTCAATTACCTGCTGAATTTTCAGAATTGGAGTATCTTAAGATTCTCAACCTAGCTGGTAGTTACTTCAGAGGAACAATTCCATCTGAATATGGTTCTTTCAGAAGCCTTGAGTTTCTTCATTTAGCTGGAAATTCTCTATCTGGAAGTATACCTCCAGAACTTGGTAACCTCAAAACAGTGACACATATGGAGATTGGCTACAACTTTTATCAGGGTTTCATTCCACCTCAACTAGGTAATTTGAGCCAGCTTCGTTATCTCGACATAGCTGGTGCAAATCTATCTGGACCAATTCCAAAGGAATTTTCCAACCTCACAAGTTTGCAATCACTTTTTCTATTCAGAAACCAACTCACAGGATCAATACCAAGTGACTTCAGCAATATTAAACCTCTCACAAATTTAGATCTCTCTGATAATTTCCTTTCAGGGTCAATTCCTGAAAGCTTTTCAGAGCTGAAAAGCTTAAGACTACTTAGTCTCATGTATAATGACATGAGTGGAACTGTCCCTGATGGGATTGCAGAACTAAGATCCTTGGAAACTTTACTCATTTGGAACAATCACTTCTCTGGATTACTCCCCAAGAGTTTAGGTAAAAACTCCAAACTCAAGTGGGTGGATGTCTCCACAAACAAATTCAATGGCAGCATACCAGAAGACATTTGTCTAGGTGGAGTACTGGTGAAGCTAATCAtgttttcaaacaaattcacaGGTAGTCTTTTCTCGATCTCGAATTGTTCTTCCCTTGTTCGACTTCGCCTGGAAGATAATTCATTCTCAGATGAAGTCCCTTTAAAATTCAGCTATCTTCCTGATATCACATATGTTGATTTGTCATTGAACAAATTTGTTGGTGGGATTCCCTTGGATATTTCTCAAGCTACTCAATTGGAGTATTTTAATGTCTCTTATAATAAGCAATTAGGAGGCATCATCCCTACATTAATATGGTCTTTGCCAAAACTTCAAAATTTCTCAGCATCTTCTTGTGGTATTTTAGGCATTCTTCCTTCATTTGACTCCTGCAAATCAATTTCAACAATTGATCTTGGTAGAAACAACTTATCTGGAACAATCCCAAAAAGTGTTTCGAAATGTCAAGCTCTTGTGACAATCGAATTGCCTGACAATAATATGACGGGTCAAATACCTGACGAGCTTGCAAGTATCCCTATTCTTGAAATTGTAGATTTATCTAATAACAAGTTCAATGGCCCCATACCTGAAAAGTTTGGTAGTTCATCAAGTTTACATCTTCTCAATGTGTCTTTCAACAATATCTCAGGTTCAATACCAAATGCAAAGACATTTAAATTGATGAATAACAGTGCATTTGTTGGAAACTCGGAGCTATGCGGAGCTCCTCTAAGACCATGTTTTGAGAGAGTAGGAATATTCAGTAGCAAAGGAACTCAGAAGCTTACGCATATTTTGTTACTCTCTGTAGGGTTGCTAATAATCCTTCTGGTATTGGCTTTTGGAATACTTCATTTCAGAAAGGGATTTAAAAGTCAATggaaaatggtttcatttgTTGGACTTCCTCAATTCACAGCGAACGATGTCTTGATAAGCTTCAATGTTGTTGCAACCGAACATACGCATATTCCATCACCATCAACCGTAGTTACGAAAGCAGTTCTTCCAACAGGTATAACAGTATTAGTCAAGAAGATTGAATGGGAAAATAGGAGCATTAATGGTGTGTCGGAATTTATAATGAGACTAGGAAATGCAAGGCACAAGAATTTAATCAGATTATTGGGCTTTTGCCATAACCAGCAACTAGTTTACCTTTTGTATGATTACTTACCGAATGGAAACTTGGCTGAGAAAATTGGAATGAAATGGGATTGGGCAGCTAAATTCAAAACAGTGGTTGGAATTGCAAGGGGACTGTGCTTTCTTCATCATGAATGTTACCCGGCTATACCACATGGAGACTTGAAATCTAGCAACATTGTATTCGATGAAAATATGGAACCCCATTTAGCTGAATTTGGGTTTAAACAAGTCTTACAGTTGAGCAATGGCGCATCTCCAACTAAAACTATGCAGGAAACAG AATACAATGAAGTAATGACAGAGGAACTCAGCAATGATGTCTACAATTTTGGGAAGATGATTCTAGAAATTTTAACTGGCGGAAAGTTGACAAATGCAGCAGCCAACATTCACAGCAATTCACAGGAGGTTCTTCTAAGAGAAGTTTACAATGGTAATGAAGCGACCTCTGTCGGTTCAATGCAAGAGATTAAACTGGTTATTGAGGTTGCTATGCTTTGCACTAAAAGCAGATCATCCGATCGTCCATTCATGGAAGATGTTTATAATTTGCTTACTAACAAGTTTGCAAATGTGTAA
- the LOC123887369 gene encoding leucine-rich repeat receptor-like protein kinase TDR isoform X2: protein MKKLGGILSGNQLSVFTNVTDFNISYNFFSGNLPPEIFNLTSLKSLDISRNNFSGQFPKGIPKLKNLVVLDAFSNSFSGQLPAEFSELEYLKILNLAGSYFRGTIPSEYGSFRSLEFLHLAGNSLSGSIPPELGNLKTVTHMEIGYNFYQGFIPPQLGNLSQLRYLDIAGANLSGPIPKEFSNLTSLQSLFLFRNQLTGSIPSDFSNIKPLTNLDLSDNFLSGSIPESFSELKSLRLLSLMYNDMSGTVPDGIAELRSLETLLIWNNHFSGLLPKSLGKNSKLKWVDVSTNKFNGSIPEDICLGGVLVKLIMFSNKFTGSLFSISNCSSLVRLRLEDNSFSDEVPLKFSYLPDITYVDLSLNKFVGGIPLDISQATQLEYFNVSYNKQLGGIIPTLIWSLPKLQNFSASSCGILGILPSFDSCKSISTIDLGRNNLSGTIPKSVSKCQALVTIELPDNNMTGQIPDELASIPILEIVDLSNNKFNGPIPEKFGSSSSLHLLNVSFNNISGSIPNAKTFKLMNNSAFVGNSELCGAPLRPCFERVGIFSSKGTQKLTHILLLSVGLLIILLVLAFGILHFRKGFKSQWKMVSFVGLPQFTANDVLISFNVVATEHTHIPSPSTVVTKAVLPTGITVLVKKIEWENRSINGVSEFIMRLGNARHKNLIRLLGFCHNQQLVYLLYDYLPNGNLAEKIGMKWDWAAKFKTVVGIARGLCFLHHECYPAIPHGDLKSSNIVFDENMEPHLAEFGFKQVLQLSNGASPTKTMQETEYNEVMTEELSNDVYNFGKMILEILTGGKLTNAAANIHSNSQEVLLREVYNGNEATSVGSMQEIKLVIEVAMLCTKSRSSDRPFMEDVYNLLTNKFANV from the exons ATGAAGAAACTAGGAGGTATACTATCAGGTAACCAATTAAGTGTCTTCACAAATGTTACTGATTTCAACATAAGTTATAATTTCTTCTCTGGGAATCTTCCACCAGAAATTTTCAACCTCACAAGCTTAAAAAGCTTGGATATAAGCAGAAACAATTTCTCAGGTCAATTCCCAAAAGGAATTCCTAAACTCAAAAATTTGGTTGTACTTGATGCCTTTAGCAACAGCTTTTCAGGTCAATTACCTGCTGAATTTTCAGAATTGGAGTATCTTAAGATTCTCAACCTAGCTGGTAGTTACTTCAGAGGAACAATTCCATCTGAATATGGTTCTTTCAGAAGCCTTGAGTTTCTTCATTTAGCTGGAAATTCTCTATCTGGAAGTATACCTCCAGAACTTGGTAACCTCAAAACAGTGACACATATGGAGATTGGCTACAACTTTTATCAGGGTTTCATTCCACCTCAACTAGGTAATTTGAGCCAGCTTCGTTATCTCGACATAGCTGGTGCAAATCTATCTGGACCAATTCCAAAGGAATTTTCCAACCTCACAAGTTTGCAATCACTTTTTCTATTCAGAAACCAACTCACAGGATCAATACCAAGTGACTTCAGCAATATTAAACCTCTCACAAATTTAGATCTCTCTGATAATTTCCTTTCAGGGTCAATTCCTGAAAGCTTTTCAGAGCTGAAAAGCTTAAGACTACTTAGTCTCATGTATAATGACATGAGTGGAACTGTCCCTGATGGGATTGCAGAACTAAGATCCTTGGAAACTTTACTCATTTGGAACAATCACTTCTCTGGATTACTCCCCAAGAGTTTAGGTAAAAACTCCAAACTCAAGTGGGTGGATGTCTCCACAAACAAATTCAATGGCAGCATACCAGAAGACATTTGTCTAGGTGGAGTACTGGTGAAGCTAATCAtgttttcaaacaaattcacaGGTAGTCTTTTCTCGATCTCGAATTGTTCTTCCCTTGTTCGACTTCGCCTGGAAGATAATTCATTCTCAGATGAAGTCCCTTTAAAATTCAGCTATCTTCCTGATATCACATATGTTGATTTGTCATTGAACAAATTTGTTGGTGGGATTCCCTTGGATATTTCTCAAGCTACTCAATTGGAGTATTTTAATGTCTCTTATAATAAGCAATTAGGAGGCATCATCCCTACATTAATATGGTCTTTGCCAAAACTTCAAAATTTCTCAGCATCTTCTTGTGGTATTTTAGGCATTCTTCCTTCATTTGACTCCTGCAAATCAATTTCAACAATTGATCTTGGTAGAAACAACTTATCTGGAACAATCCCAAAAAGTGTTTCGAAATGTCAAGCTCTTGTGACAATCGAATTGCCTGACAATAATATGACGGGTCAAATACCTGACGAGCTTGCAAGTATCCCTATTCTTGAAATTGTAGATTTATCTAATAACAAGTTCAATGGCCCCATACCTGAAAAGTTTGGTAGTTCATCAAGTTTACATCTTCTCAATGTGTCTTTCAACAATATCTCAGGTTCAATACCAAATGCAAAGACATTTAAATTGATGAATAACAGTGCATTTGTTGGAAACTCGGAGCTATGCGGAGCTCCTCTAAGACCATGTTTTGAGAGAGTAGGAATATTCAGTAGCAAAGGAACTCAGAAGCTTACGCATATTTTGTTACTCTCTGTAGGGTTGCTAATAATCCTTCTGGTATTGGCTTTTGGAATACTTCATTTCAGAAAGGGATTTAAAAGTCAATggaaaatggtttcatttgTTGGACTTCCTCAATTCACAGCGAACGATGTCTTGATAAGCTTCAATGTTGTTGCAACCGAACATACGCATATTCCATCACCATCAACCGTAGTTACGAAAGCAGTTCTTCCAACAGGTATAACAGTATTAGTCAAGAAGATTGAATGGGAAAATAGGAGCATTAATGGTGTGTCGGAATTTATAATGAGACTAGGAAATGCAAGGCACAAGAATTTAATCAGATTATTGGGCTTTTGCCATAACCAGCAACTAGTTTACCTTTTGTATGATTACTTACCGAATGGAAACTTGGCTGAGAAAATTGGAATGAAATGGGATTGGGCAGCTAAATTCAAAACAGTGGTTGGAATTGCAAGGGGACTGTGCTTTCTTCATCATGAATGTTACCCGGCTATACCACATGGAGACTTGAAATCTAGCAACATTGTATTCGATGAAAATATGGAACCCCATTTAGCTGAATTTGGGTTTAAACAAGTCTTACAGTTGAGCAATGGCGCATCTCCAACTAAAACTATGCAGGAAACAG AATACAATGAAGTAATGACAGAGGAACTCAGCAATGATGTCTACAATTTTGGGAAGATGATTCTAGAAATTTTAACTGGCGGAAAGTTGACAAATGCAGCAGCCAACATTCACAGCAATTCACAGGAGGTTCTTCTAAGAGAAGTTTACAATGGTAATGAAGCGACCTCTGTCGGTTCAATGCAAGAGATTAAACTGGTTATTGAGGTTGCTATGCTTTGCACTAAAAGCAGATCATCCGATCGTCCATTCATGGAAGATGTTTATAATTTGCTTACTAACAAGTTTGCAAATGTGTAA
- the LOC123887370 gene encoding LEAF RUST 10 DISEASE-RESISTANCE LOCUS RECEPTOR-LIKE PROTEIN KINASE-like 2.1 isoform X1 has protein sequence MKITMDKYSSSQTRLPLLLPSFPFTINTFLFLFLSLLFLIQFQKHATTNAVMYASCAPFDCGNFSNISYPFWSFNIQPSYCGHPNFKLDCQHGNLTIDIKSQKFHILQINQTSQLLRIARDDLWGYDSNVVHSCPKQYIDVNLDLNFFKYTANNENYTLLYECGPLSQSSTLSSEVFEVISCLIEGKPRDAYLVSSAKLADFIVMKCKNSITVSGLKNSFTNDSDIVVDVLDEGFEVGWSGVGEDECDGCIKSGGRCGYNTSENAIFCLSPEKSVAPIDGVTPSTAVAGKQLSRQGKIKIIIGSAGAVFVALSVCITIFCFKYKSTKNNQEIEKFLKTHEPFPVRRYKFSHIKKMTNNFKVELGQGGYGAVYKGKILDDRPVAVRILKSSKRNGEDFMNEVSSITKTSHVNVVTLLKPHNILLDENFCPKISDFGMARLCPKKESIISMSGARGTMGYVAPELWNRNFGRVSHKSDVYS, from the exons ATGAAAATCACTATGGATAAATATTCTTCTTCTCAAACGCGTCTACCTCTTCTTCTACCATCTTTTCCTTTCACTATCAACACatttctcttcctcttcctctcaCTCTTATTCTTAATCCAATTCCAAAAGCACGCCACTACTAATGCGGTAATGTACGCATCTTGTGCACCTTTTGACTGTGGAAATTTCAGCAATATTAGTTATCCATTTTGGAGTTTTAACATTCAACCAAGTTATTGTGGCCATCCAAACTTCAAGCTTGATTGCCAACATGGCAATTTAACTATTGACATAAAGTCGCAAAAGTTTCACATCCttcaaataaatcaaacatCTCAACTTTTGAGGATTGCAAGGGACGATTTATGGGGTTACGATTCCAATGTTGTGCATTCTTGTCCTAAGCAATATATTGATGTAAACTTagatttgaatttcttcaagtaCACTGCCAATAATGAAAACTATACTCTATTGTATGAATGTGGTCCTCTTTCACAGTCCTCTACTTTGAGTTCAGAAGTTTTCGAAGTAATTTCTTGCCTCATAGAGGGTAAACCTCGTGATGCATACCTAGTGTCAAGTGCCAAATTGGCTGATTTCATTGTTATGAAGTGTAAAAATAGTATCACAGTTTCTGGCTTGAAGAATTCCTTCACAAACGACTCGGATATTGTGGTGGATGTTTTAGATGAAGGATTCGAGGTTGGGTGGAGTGGTGTGGGAGAAGACGAATGTGATGGTTGCATTAAATCTGGTGGGAGATGTGGATACAATACATCAGAAAATGCAATTTTCTGTCTCTCGCCGGAGAAATCTGTGGCACCAATAGACGGAGTAACACCATCAACCG CTGTTGCAGGTAAGCAGTTGAGCAGACaagggaaaataaaaatcattatag GAAGTGCAGGTGCAGTATTTGTAGCATTATCCGTATGTATCACAATCTTTTGCTTCAAATACAAGTCAACAAAAAATAACCAAGAGATCGAAAAATTCTTAAAAACTCATGAACCCTTTCCTGTTAGAAGATACAAATTCTCACATATCAAGAAAATGACCAACAACTTCAAAGTTGAATTAGGACAAGGTGGTTATGGTGCTGTATACAAAGGAAAGATACTCGATGATCGCCCTGTGGCTGTAAGGATATTAAAGTCATCCAAAAGAAATGGTGAAGATTTTATGAATGAGGTTTCTAGCATTACTAAAACCTCTCATGTTAATGTTGTCACCCTTCTCAAACCTCATAATATTCTCTTGGATGAGAACTTTTGTCCAAAGATATCAGATTTTGGGATGGCAAGACTTTGCCCGAAGAAAGAGAGCATTATTTCGATGTCAGGTGCTAGAGGGACAATGGGATATGTAGCTCCTGAGCTGTGGAATAGAAATTTTGGACGAGTTTCACACAAGTCTGATGTTTATAGTTAA
- the LOC123887370 gene encoding LEAF RUST 10 DISEASE-RESISTANCE LOCUS RECEPTOR-LIKE PROTEIN KINASE-like 2.1 isoform X2 translates to MKITMDKYSSSQTRLPLLLPSFPFTINTFLFLFLSLLFLIQFQKHATTNAVMYASCAPFDCGNFSNISYPFWSFNIQPSYCGHPNFKLDCQHGNLTIDIKSQKFHILQINQTSQLLRIARDDLWGYDSNVVHSCPKQYIDVNLDLNFFKYTANNENYTLLYECGPLSQSSTLSSEVFEVISCLIEGKPRDAYLVSSAKLADFIVMKCKNSITVSGLKNSFTNDSDIVVDVLDEGFEVGWSGVGEDECDGCIKSGGRCGYNTSENAIFCLSPEKSVAPIDGVTPSTAVAGKQLSRQGKIKIIIGAVFVALSVCITIFCFKYKSTKNNQEIEKFLKTHEPFPVRRYKFSHIKKMTNNFKVELGQGGYGAVYKGKILDDRPVAVRILKSSKRNGEDFMNEVSSITKTSHVNVVTLLKPHNILLDENFCPKISDFGMARLCPKKESIISMSGARGTMGYVAPELWNRNFGRVSHKSDVYS, encoded by the exons ATGAAAATCACTATGGATAAATATTCTTCTTCTCAAACGCGTCTACCTCTTCTTCTACCATCTTTTCCTTTCACTATCAACACatttctcttcctcttcctctcaCTCTTATTCTTAATCCAATTCCAAAAGCACGCCACTACTAATGCGGTAATGTACGCATCTTGTGCACCTTTTGACTGTGGAAATTTCAGCAATATTAGTTATCCATTTTGGAGTTTTAACATTCAACCAAGTTATTGTGGCCATCCAAACTTCAAGCTTGATTGCCAACATGGCAATTTAACTATTGACATAAAGTCGCAAAAGTTTCACATCCttcaaataaatcaaacatCTCAACTTTTGAGGATTGCAAGGGACGATTTATGGGGTTACGATTCCAATGTTGTGCATTCTTGTCCTAAGCAATATATTGATGTAAACTTagatttgaatttcttcaagtaCACTGCCAATAATGAAAACTATACTCTATTGTATGAATGTGGTCCTCTTTCACAGTCCTCTACTTTGAGTTCAGAAGTTTTCGAAGTAATTTCTTGCCTCATAGAGGGTAAACCTCGTGATGCATACCTAGTGTCAAGTGCCAAATTGGCTGATTTCATTGTTATGAAGTGTAAAAATAGTATCACAGTTTCTGGCTTGAAGAATTCCTTCACAAACGACTCGGATATTGTGGTGGATGTTTTAGATGAAGGATTCGAGGTTGGGTGGAGTGGTGTGGGAGAAGACGAATGTGATGGTTGCATTAAATCTGGTGGGAGATGTGGATACAATACATCAGAAAATGCAATTTTCTGTCTCTCGCCGGAGAAATCTGTGGCACCAATAGACGGAGTAACACCATCAACCG CTGTTGCAGGTAAGCAGTTGAGCAGACaagggaaaataaaaatcattatag GTGCAGTATTTGTAGCATTATCCGTATGTATCACAATCTTTTGCTTCAAATACAAGTCAACAAAAAATAACCAAGAGATCGAAAAATTCTTAAAAACTCATGAACCCTTTCCTGTTAGAAGATACAAATTCTCACATATCAAGAAAATGACCAACAACTTCAAAGTTGAATTAGGACAAGGTGGTTATGGTGCTGTATACAAAGGAAAGATACTCGATGATCGCCCTGTGGCTGTAAGGATATTAAAGTCATCCAAAAGAAATGGTGAAGATTTTATGAATGAGGTTTCTAGCATTACTAAAACCTCTCATGTTAATGTTGTCACCCTTCTCAAACCTCATAATATTCTCTTGGATGAGAACTTTTGTCCAAAGATATCAGATTTTGGGATGGCAAGACTTTGCCCGAAGAAAGAGAGCATTATTTCGATGTCAGGTGCTAGAGGGACAATGGGATATGTAGCTCCTGAGCTGTGGAATAGAAATTTTGGACGAGTTTCACACAAGTCTGATGTTTATAGTTAA